One segment of Streptomyces sp. XD-27 DNA contains the following:
- a CDS encoding helix-turn-helix transcriptional regulator, translated as MPRRSNPTARQARLGAELRKLRERAGIPAGQAARVADMKQGDLSHLEAGRRAVSGERVRALAAQYGVTDTALVDALAAMTGRQKRGWWEQYRSTVGAALLDLAELEHHARSIKLFQMVHVPGLFQTEEHSRALFANAPYEVSRELSDTLSDFRQARRQILDREDPPEIRMVVHEAALRIKAGDRKVARGQLELLLRESHRPAVNLQVIPFARERFSAAFSMLYVEGPVRQLDTAQFDVVNGSIFVDDERQLCGYREVFSTLEATALSASESRDLIDRIVQEL; from the coding sequence ATGCCGCGGAGAAGCAACCCCACTGCGCGACAAGCGCGGTTGGGCGCGGAGCTGAGGAAGTTGCGCGAGCGTGCGGGCATCCCCGCAGGGCAGGCTGCCCGCGTAGCCGATATGAAGCAGGGCGACCTGTCGCACCTGGAGGCGGGCCGTCGTGCGGTGAGTGGCGAGCGCGTGCGCGCCCTGGCCGCCCAGTACGGCGTGACGGACACGGCGTTGGTTGACGCGCTCGCGGCGATGACGGGGCGGCAGAAGCGCGGTTGGTGGGAGCAGTACCGGAGCACGGTCGGTGCCGCACTGCTTGATCTCGCGGAGCTGGAACACCATGCCCGTTCCATCAAGCTGTTCCAGATGGTGCATGTTCCGGGCCTCTTTCAAACGGAGGAGCACAGCCGTGCCCTCTTCGCCAACGCGCCGTACGAGGTGTCCCGCGAGCTCTCCGACACTCTGTCGGACTTCCGCCAGGCGCGCCGTCAGATTCTCGACCGAGAGGATCCGCCTGAAATCAGGATGGTCGTTCACGAAGCAGCGCTGCGCATCAAGGCGGGGGACCGCAAGGTCGCGCGTGGCCAGCTGGAACTGCTGCTACGTGAGTCGCACCGACCTGCCGTGAACCTGCAAGTGATCCCTTTCGCTCGCGAGCGCTTCTCAGCAGCGTTCTCGATGCTCTACGTAGAGGGCCCGGTGCGGCAGCTCGACACGGCCCAATTCGACGTCGTGAACGGGAGCATCTTCGTCGATGACGAGAGGCAACTGTGCGGCTATCGAGAAGTATTCAGTACGCTGGAGGCTACGGCGCTGTCCGCGTCGGAATCGCGGGATCTCATCGACCGCATCGTCCAGGAACTGTGA
- a CDS encoding NADPH-dependent F420 reductase, with protein MRIGLLGTGNVARALAHGWSAAGHDVLLGSRRPEERTDLGLPVAGLSETAAHAEVLVNATPGDVSVELLHSIGAPALAGTLLIDVGVGLSDDFTELSHPNSSLGEQIQEAFPLTPVVKTLCTMDSTAMTDPDGLDGPSTVFLSGDDAEAKRTTGRLLTDLGWPPSSQLDIGGITTARGQEHFALLFSGIAGGLGAHTFNIKVVTRRSA; from the coding sequence ATGCGTATAGGACTACTTGGCACCGGAAACGTCGCCCGAGCACTGGCTCACGGTTGGAGCGCCGCAGGGCACGACGTGCTCCTTGGTTCACGTCGGCCTGAGGAACGGACAGACCTCGGTCTCCCCGTGGCGGGCCTGAGCGAGACAGCCGCCCACGCAGAGGTACTGGTCAACGCCACCCCAGGGGACGTCTCCGTGGAACTGCTGCACTCCATCGGGGCACCGGCGCTGGCCGGCACCCTGCTGATCGATGTCGGGGTCGGCCTCTCCGACGACTTCACCGAGCTGTCGCACCCCAACAGCAGCCTGGGTGAACAGATCCAGGAAGCCTTCCCCCTGACCCCCGTCGTCAAGACGCTGTGCACCATGGACTCCACCGCGATGACCGACCCGGACGGTCTCGACGGCCCGAGCACCGTCTTCCTCTCCGGCGACGACGCCGAAGCCAAACGGACCACCGGTCGGCTGCTCACCGACCTCGGCTGGCCCCCGTCGTCCCAGCTGGACATCGGCGGTATCACCACCGCACGCGGACAGGAGCACTTCGCCCTGCTCTTCTCGGGCATCGCGGGCGGTCTGGGTGCCCACACGTTCAACATCAAGGTGGTCACCCGCCGCTCCGCCTAG
- a CDS encoding GNAT family N-acetyltransferase: MNGAELVLRRAVDSDAADIADVWLRSFAAALPTVRRAHGDDEVRGWISTVVVPQYETWVAVAEGAVIGLLVLDGGELEQLYLDPSWRGRGVGDRFMELAKRQRPHGLGLWTFHVNGPARRFYERHGFTAVEQTDGQRNEEGEPDVRYTWQPQG; this comes from the coding sequence ATGAACGGTGCTGAGCTCGTGTTGCGGCGTGCGGTGGACTCCGACGCGGCCGACATCGCCGACGTGTGGCTGCGGTCCTTCGCCGCCGCGCTGCCGACCGTGCGCCGCGCGCACGGCGACGACGAGGTGCGGGGGTGGATTTCCACCGTGGTCGTGCCCCAGTACGAGACCTGGGTGGCCGTCGCCGAGGGCGCGGTGATCGGGCTCCTCGTGCTCGATGGCGGGGAGCTCGAACAGCTCTACCTCGATCCGTCCTGGCGCGGCCGCGGTGTCGGCGACCGGTTCATGGAACTGGCCAAGCGGCAACGGCCCCATGGGCTCGGGCTGTGGACGTTCCACGTCAACGGGCCGGCCCGGCGGTTCTACGAGCGGCACGGCTTCACCGCGGTCGAGCAGACCGACGGACAGCGCAATGAGGAAGGCGAGCCGGACGTCCGCTACACCTGGCAGCCTCAGGGGTAG
- a CDS encoding ATP-binding protein yields MPMPHTQQDVAPFEYCIHVPNDPRAVSVARASLHKMLLAHGLPELIDRAELLATELLTNAIVHSGGEADIRISWTADEKLRLMVWDNGPAPLVIKDPDDPDGDGESGRGLLLLTVVADTWSTFPLKGELWGTAAKVVCCEIGRKPRGLWAL; encoded by the coding sequence ATGCCCATGCCCCACACCCAACAGGACGTCGCCCCCTTCGAATACTGCATCCACGTCCCCAACGACCCCCGGGCCGTATCCGTCGCCAGAGCCAGCCTCCACAAGATGCTCCTCGCGCACGGGCTGCCCGAACTCATCGACCGTGCCGAGCTGTTGGCCACCGAATTACTGACCAACGCCATCGTGCACTCCGGCGGCGAGGCCGACATCCGGATCAGCTGGACCGCCGACGAGAAGCTCCGACTCATGGTCTGGGACAACGGCCCCGCACCACTCGTCATCAAGGACCCCGACGACCCCGACGGCGACGGCGAGAGCGGGCGCGGGCTGCTCCTGCTCACGGTGGTCGCCGACACGTGGAGCACGTTCCCGCTCAAGGGCGAGCTGTGGGGCACGGCCGCCAAGGTCGTCTGCTGCGAGATCGGCAGGAAGCCCCGAGGTCTGTGGGCGTTGTGA
- a CDS encoding Uma2 family endonuclease: MTHEPTPTPEQILLEDFLALETPEGFKAELIEGEIVVSPTPDGDHEDHISTITRQVLRNSATDMDASGTKGLLLPRGGLCPKNHAIPDITFAPRDLRLFRGAPSWMPCDGVAMVAEVTSSKPERDRIAKRHCYARGGIPLYLLVDREEGMVTLLSEPASEDYTEVHSAAFGKTITLPEPFAFELDTADFV, translated from the coding sequence ATGACACACGAGCCGACTCCTACCCCGGAGCAGATCCTCCTGGAGGACTTTCTGGCTCTGGAGACCCCCGAAGGCTTCAAGGCCGAGCTCATCGAGGGGGAAATCGTCGTGTCACCGACGCCCGACGGCGACCACGAGGACCACATCAGCACCATCACCCGACAAGTGCTGCGAAATTCAGCAACAGACATGGATGCCTCGGGTACCAAAGGGCTCCTTCTCCCACGAGGCGGCCTGTGCCCGAAGAACCACGCTATCCCCGATATCACCTTCGCCCCGCGCGACCTGCGCCTCTTTCGAGGAGCGCCGTCCTGGATGCCCTGCGACGGAGTCGCCATGGTGGCCGAAGTGACCAGCAGCAAGCCCGAACGTGATCGCATCGCCAAGCGGCACTGCTACGCACGCGGCGGGATCCCGCTCTACCTGCTGGTGGACCGGGAGGAAGGCATGGTCACGCTGCTCAGCGAGCCCGCGTCCGAGGACTACACCGAGGTCCACTCCGCCGCCTTCGGCAAGACGATCACGCTGCCCGAGCCGTTCGCCTTCGAACTGGACACCGCGGATTTCGTCTGA
- a CDS encoding TetR/AcrR family transcriptional regulator — protein sequence MPRTSLTREQIVRTAVELLDEEGLEGLNMRALGKRLGTVATAVYWHVKNKDDLVLLVGDHVWNEIELPDLDAVDWRAAATSMATGLHAMLIRHPWLVQAFGSYVLYGPGKSRHDDHSLAVYEKAGFVGAEADQAAAGVFTYVLGNALGASAAASLTRRLSRDGGDPEELIQQTMAKAVEVAERFPRLRSRIGTDSAEYLAAPDKTFELGLSALLDGLEGRLAARRARTSEG from the coding sequence ATGCCGCGCACCTCGCTGACCAGGGAACAGATCGTCCGGACCGCCGTCGAACTCCTCGACGAGGAAGGTCTCGAAGGGCTCAACATGCGCGCCCTGGGCAAGCGGCTCGGGACCGTCGCCACCGCCGTGTACTGGCACGTCAAGAACAAGGACGACCTCGTCCTGCTCGTCGGCGACCACGTGTGGAACGAGATCGAGCTGCCCGACCTCGACGCGGTCGACTGGCGCGCGGCCGCCACCTCGATGGCCACCGGCCTGCACGCGATGCTCATCCGCCACCCGTGGCTCGTGCAGGCCTTCGGCTCCTACGTCCTCTACGGGCCCGGCAAGTCGCGCCACGACGACCACAGCCTCGCCGTCTACGAGAAGGCGGGCTTCGTCGGCGCGGAGGCGGACCAGGCGGCGGCCGGTGTCTTCACGTACGTCCTCGGCAACGCCCTCGGCGCGTCGGCCGCGGCGTCGTTGACGCGGCGTCTGAGTCGCGACGGCGGCGACCCGGAAGAGCTGATCCAGCAGACCATGGCCAAGGCCGTTGAGGTCGCCGAGCGGTTCCCGCGCCTGCGCAGCCGCATCGGGACGGACTCCGCCGAGTACCTCGCGGCCCCCGACAAGACCTTCGAACTCGGCCTCTCGGCGCTCCTCGACGGCCTCGAAGGTCGCCTCGCGGCCCGCCGCGCGCGTACCTCCGAGGGATGA
- a CDS encoding serine hydrolase: MSQAELSKFVETTAAELGIPGVAVGVWADGQEIYACHGVTSVEHPLPVDENTLYQLASVTKTYTATALMRLVADGLVELDAPVRRYVPELTLTDERAAAEITVLNLLNHTAGLDWGVINDTGDGDDALAGYVASMAELELIAPPGTRSSYSQAGYNLVGRILEKVTGMTYERAVSSLVLEPLGLSESLFAPNDVMTRRFAVGHNRDEDGTLSVARPWTPTTRGNRPGGGLVSSAADQLRWARFHMGDGRAESGVRVLPADLLQRMKEPTVALRGSAEGDAMGIGWFLRDVDGVRTVGHGGSANGNFAELLTVPERDFAVVTLSNAGPNGILFNQAVVRWVLQTYLGVTDQDPEPLPYDEVRARAQEIAGAYEIDAMTLTIDADGTDGTDGTGLTMEVVIKPEIRAAADTDLPRTTRRSPSACCPARGTSTSSRAAA, encoded by the coding sequence ATGTCGCAGGCAGAGCTGTCGAAGTTCGTGGAGACGACCGCCGCGGAGCTCGGCATACCCGGCGTCGCCGTCGGGGTGTGGGCCGACGGCCAGGAGATCTACGCGTGCCACGGCGTGACGAGCGTCGAGCACCCGCTGCCCGTCGACGAGAACACGCTGTACCAGCTGGCCTCGGTCACCAAGACCTACACGGCGACCGCGCTCATGCGTCTGGTCGCGGACGGGCTGGTCGAACTGGACGCCCCGGTGCGCCGGTACGTTCCCGAGCTCACGCTGACGGACGAGCGGGCCGCCGCGGAGATCACCGTGCTGAACCTGCTCAACCACACCGCGGGCCTGGACTGGGGCGTCATCAACGACACCGGCGACGGGGACGACGCCCTGGCCGGCTATGTGGCGTCGATGGCCGAGCTGGAGCTGATCGCGCCGCCCGGCACCCGGTCCTCGTACAGCCAGGCGGGGTACAACCTGGTGGGGCGGATCCTGGAGAAGGTCACCGGCATGACGTACGAGCGGGCCGTCTCCTCACTCGTCCTGGAACCGCTGGGCCTGTCGGAAAGCCTCTTCGCGCCCAACGACGTCATGACGCGGCGGTTCGCCGTGGGGCACAACCGCGACGAGGACGGCACGCTGTCCGTCGCGCGGCCGTGGACACCCACCACGCGCGGCAACCGACCCGGCGGGGGCCTCGTCTCGTCGGCGGCCGACCAGCTGCGCTGGGCGAGGTTCCACATGGGCGACGGCCGGGCGGAGAGCGGCGTCCGCGTCCTCCCCGCCGACCTCCTGCAGCGGATGAAGGAGCCGACGGTCGCGCTGCGGGGCAGCGCGGAAGGCGACGCCATGGGCATCGGCTGGTTCCTGCGCGACGTGGACGGCGTCCGTACGGTCGGCCACGGCGGTTCGGCGAACGGCAACTTCGCCGAGCTGCTCACCGTGCCCGAACGCGACTTCGCCGTCGTCACCCTGTCCAACGCCGGCCCGAACGGCATCCTCTTCAACCAGGCCGTGGTCCGCTGGGTCCTCCAGACGTATCTCGGGGTCACCGACCAGGACCCGGAGCCGCTGCCGTACGACGAGGTGCGGGCGCGGGCCCAGGAGATCGCCGGGGCCTACGAGATCGACGCCATGACGCTCACGATCGACGCGGACGGGACGGACGGGACGGACGGAACGGGGCTGACGATGGAGGTCGTGATCAAACCGGAGATCCGCGCCGCGGCCGACACCGACCTCCCCCGGACTACGCGCCGTTCACCATCGGCCTGCTGCCCGGCGAGGGGGACGAGTACGTCGTCACGAGCGGCGGCTTGA
- a CDS encoding DUF397 domain-containing protein, translating into MAAVWRKSSFSGTGPDNNCVELSAADGLVRLREGDDPAVVLATTPTTLAAFLRAAKSGRFDGDS; encoded by the coding sequence GTGGCTGCGGTCTGGCGGAAGTCGTCGTTCTCCGGAACCGGCCCGGACAACAACTGCGTGGAGCTCAGCGCAGCTGACGGCCTCGTACGGCTCCGCGAGGGCGACGACCCCGCCGTCGTCCTCGCCACCACCCCCACCACCCTCGCCGCCTTCCTCCGCGCCGCGAAGTCCGGCCGGTTCGACGGAGACAGCTGA